One Gottschalkia purinilytica genomic window carries:
- a CDS encoding response regulator transcription factor: MNYKIMIVEDDTSIANLLSDYIEKYGYETIVVKDFEKVLEIFEEENPHLVLLDVNLPRYDGYYWCRKIRNKSLCPIIFISARVGEIEQVMAIESGADDYITKPFYYDVVIAKIKSQLRRSYGNYSLQSQQRTIEVEGLTLYPEVPELRYNDKTVITTKKESILIEILISNYPKSVSRDILLEKLWDDQSFVEENTLNVNVARLRKRLQELDIEEAIKTVRGVGYRLEVTWRND, encoded by the coding sequence ATGAATTATAAGATAATGATTGTAGAAGATGATACTTCAATTGCAAATCTTCTTAGCGATTATATTGAAAAGTATGGATATGAAACTATAGTAGTTAAAGACTTTGAGAAGGTACTTGAGATATTTGAAGAAGAAAACCCACATCTAGTATTACTTGATGTTAACTTACCTAGATATGATGGATACTATTGGTGTAGAAAAATAAGGAATAAGTCTTTATGTCCTATAATATTCATTTCAGCAAGAGTAGGAGAAATTGAACAAGTAATGGCAATTGAAAGTGGAGCCGATGATTATATTACTAAACCGTTTTATTATGATGTAGTTATTGCTAAGATTAAAAGTCAGTTAAGACGTTCATATGGAAATTATTCATTACAATCTCAGCAAAGAACTATAGAAGTTGAAGGATTAACTTTGTATCCTGAAGTTCCAGAACTTAGATATAATGATAAAACTGTAATTACAACAAAAAAGGAATCTATACTAATAGAAATACTTATCTCAAATTATCCTAAGTCTGTAAGTAGAGATATACTATTAGAAAAGTTATGGGATGATCAGAGCTTTGTTGAAGAAAACACTTTAAATGTTAATGTTGCTAGACTTAGAAAGAGATTACAAGAACTTGATATTGAAGAAGCAATTAAGACTGTAAGAGGAGTAGGATATAGATTAGAAGTGACCTGGAGGAATGATTAA
- a CDS encoding ABC transporter ATP-binding protein, translating into MKNVIEITNLNKIFKAGKEEVHVLKDINLNIEEGSFASIMGPSGGGKSTLLYIMGGLDNPSSGNIKINGKEFSLMSDKEKSVVRRRNLGFVFQFYNLVPNLSVEENILLPVLLDGKKLTRQKETLDELLDIVELTHRRKHTPRELSGGQQQRVAIARALINNPEVILADEPIGNLDSKTGTEVMNLFQRINKEKNKTIVQVTHSHESAQYGSMIINIKDGKIVSASE; encoded by the coding sequence ATGAAGAATGTAATAGAAATAACTAACTTAAATAAGATATTTAAAGCTGGGAAAGAGGAAGTACATGTTTTAAAAGATATAAATTTAAATATAGAAGAAGGAAGCTTTGCTTCAATAATGGGACCTTCAGGTGGTGGAAAAAGCACTCTTTTATATATTATGGGAGGACTAGATAATCCTTCATCAGGCAATATAAAAATAAATGGTAAGGAATTTTCACTTATGAGTGATAAAGAAAAGAGTGTAGTAAGAAGAAGAAATCTTGGATTTGTATTTCAATTTTATAACTTAGTTCCTAACTTAAGTGTAGAAGAAAATATTCTACTTCCTGTTCTATTAGATGGAAAAAAATTGACTAGACAAAAAGAGACTTTAGATGAGCTTTTAGACATAGTAGAGCTTACACATCGTAGAAAACATACTCCAAGAGAATTATCTGGAGGACAACAACAAAGAGTTGCAATAGCAAGAGCTCTTATTAATAATCCAGAAGTTATATTAGCAGATGAACCAATAGGAAACCTAGATAGTAAAACTGGAACGGAAGTAATGAACTTATTCCAAAGAATTAATAAAGAGAAAAATAAAACTATAGTTCAAGTAACACATTCACATGAGTCTGCTCAATATGGAAGTATGATTATAAATATAAAGGATGGAAAGATAGTTAGTGCCTCAGAATAA
- a CDS encoding 4Fe-4S binding protein, with protein sequence MDKRTITQLLFSIGTNANIKGFLEGKIYTGKTKSLCVPGLNCYSCPGALGSCPIGSLQAVIGSIKYKFSFYVIGFISLMGVLFGRLICGWLCPFGFIQDLLHKIPTKKVKIIKGDKILRYLKYVILALFVILLPLVLADELGISDPYFCKFICPVGTLEGGIPLVLTNPALRSTIGFLYAWKMILLLITILAAILIYRPFCKYICPLGAIYSVFNPISFYKLKVNTNACNKCGKCSKVCEMNVNVYEKPNSLECIRCNKCKKACPQGAIRSSFSFKDQKGDSCSDEVTIK encoded by the coding sequence TTGGATAAAAGAACAATAACTCAACTTTTATTTTCAATAGGAACTAATGCAAATATAAAAGGCTTTTTAGAAGGAAAAATCTATACAGGAAAAACAAAAAGTCTTTGTGTTCCAGGCTTAAACTGTTACTCATGTCCTGGAGCACTTGGTTCGTGTCCTATAGGCTCATTACAAGCAGTCATAGGAAGTATCAAGTACAAATTCTCTTTCTATGTAATTGGTTTTATATCACTTATGGGAGTACTATTTGGTAGGCTAATATGTGGATGGTTATGTCCTTTTGGCTTTATACAAGACTTACTACATAAAATACCAACTAAAAAGGTAAAAATTATTAAAGGTGATAAGATATTAAGATACTTAAAATACGTGATATTAGCATTATTTGTAATACTACTTCCGTTAGTATTAGCAGATGAACTAGGTATTTCAGATCCGTATTTTTGTAAATTTATATGTCCTGTTGGAACACTTGAAGGTGGTATACCTTTAGTTTTAACTAATCCGGCATTAAGATCAACTATAGGATTTTTATATGCCTGGAAAATGATACTATTACTTATTACTATACTGGCAGCTATACTAATATACCGACCATTCTGTAAGTATATCTGTCCATTAGGTGCAATATATTCTGTGTTTAATCCTATAAGCTTTTATAAGCTTAAGGTAAATACTAACGCATGTAACAAATGTGGAAAATGTTCAAAAGTATGCGAAATGAATGTTAATGTATATGAAAAACCTAACTCACTTGAATGTATTAGATGTAATAAGTGTAAAAAAGCATGTCCACAGGGAGCCATTAGGTCTTCATTTAGCTTTAAAGATCAAAAAGGAGATAGTTGCTCTGATGAAGTTACTATAAAATAA
- a CDS encoding TraB/GumN family protein, which yields MRKLRKLSLSLLIFSVIISSIIFPSFSYTIENGQAKTKVVKDVDLPSSWAEEEINQASIYGIIEKDLFRDFQRDLTRKDLANIGVTLYEKLTGKIAYLPSSNPFIDTKNEKVLKAYSLKIVQGVGNGKFEPDKKATREHISIVLYNVAKLSKPNLNLNVSTTLNFKDADTIPKYALEPVKYMVHKGIIKGKSNNLLSLNDTSSLEQGIILAKRIYEIILQESGEVGKGFFWKVSGGNSEVYVLGSIHIANNSIYPLNSKMEEMFNKSGYLVLEADVTDIDEDYIRSIAFYNDGSTLKDNISKETYDLFVKKINDMGLNLQAFENMKPWYISMIIDNLGYVEGNYDSDLGIDNYFYNKAVGKKEILEIEGAKFQLDLFNKLSPKVQEEMLMTSLYQSSENKQTGENLQKETLDYLLDLWKRGETSELEKYIGLSSEAESSEFDKIFWHERNKNMTEKIVSYLSDDSKKVYFVIVGAGHLVGETGVIPALQSKGYKVEQIK from the coding sequence ATGAGAAAATTAAGAAAACTGAGTTTGTCCTTATTAATTTTTAGTGTCATAATTTCAAGTATTATTTTTCCAAGCTTTAGCTATACAATAGAAAATGGACAAGCTAAAACCAAGGTGGTTAAAGATGTAGATTTGCCAAGTAGTTGGGCTGAGGAAGAAATAAACCAAGCAAGTATATATGGAATAATAGAAAAGGATTTATTTAGAGATTTTCAAAGAGATCTTACTAGAAAGGATTTAGCAAATATAGGGGTAACACTTTATGAAAAACTAACAGGAAAGATAGCTTATTTACCGTCTTCAAATCCTTTCATAGATACTAAAAATGAAAAAGTTCTGAAGGCTTATTCACTAAAGATAGTACAAGGTGTAGGAAATGGTAAGTTTGAGCCAGATAAAAAAGCTACTAGGGAGCATATTTCAATCGTATTATATAATGTGGCTAAACTCTCAAAACCTAATTTAAATCTGAATGTTTCAACTACATTAAATTTTAAAGATGCAGATACTATACCTAAATATGCATTAGAACCTGTAAAATACATGGTACATAAAGGTATAATAAAAGGAAAATCCAATAATTTACTATCTCTTAATGATACTTCTAGTTTAGAGCAAGGTATTATTTTAGCTAAAAGAATATATGAAATAATACTCCAAGAATCTGGGGAAGTAGGTAAAGGATTCTTCTGGAAAGTATCAGGTGGAAACAGTGAAGTATATGTACTAGGATCTATACACATAGCAAATAATAGTATATATCCTTTGAACAGCAAGATGGAAGAAATGTTTAATAAATCAGGGTACTTGGTACTTGAAGCAGATGTTACAGACATTGACGAAGACTATATTAGAAGTATAGCATTTTATAATGATGGAAGTACTTTAAAAGATAATATATCTAAAGAAACTTATGACTTATTTGTTAAGAAAATAAATGATATGGGATTGAATCTACAAGCATTTGAGAATATGAAGCCATGGTATATATCAATGATAATAGATAATTTAGGGTATGTAGAAGGGAATTATGATTCAGATCTTGGGATAGATAATTATTTTTATAATAAAGCAGTAGGCAAAAAAGAAATATTAGAGATAGAAGGAGCTAAGTTTCAATTAGATTTATTTAACAAGTTATCACCAAAAGTTCAAGAAGAAATGTTAATGACATCACTATATCAGTCAAGTGAAAACAAACAGACAGGTGAAAATTTACAAAAAGAAACACTAGACTACTTATTAGACTTGTGGAAAAGAGGGGAAACTTCAGAGTTAGAAAAATATATAGGACTAAGTAGTGAAGCAGAAAGTAGTGAATTTGATAAAATATTTTGGCATGAAAGAAATAAGAATATGACTGAAAAAATAGTATCTTACTTATCTGACGATAGTAAAAAAGTTTACTTTGTTATAGTAGGTGCAGGACATTTAGTAGGAGAAACAGGAGTAATCCCTGCATTACAAAGTAAAGGATATAAAGTAGAACAGATAAAATAA
- a CDS encoding LURP-one-related/scramblase family protein, producing the protein MRYVIREKIFSLGDNFNIEDEFGNPRFQVIGKVFSLGDKLSVYNMNGDELFYIEQKLLRFLPEYSIYKGQELVAKIKKKLTFFRSEFMIESIYGNFEIHGDIIAYNFYITKNGETIATVNKKLLSLSDSYALDVKDGENDDFIVTLVIVIDQILHDNDGKK; encoded by the coding sequence ATGAGATATGTTATTAGAGAAAAGATATTTTCTTTAGGCGATAATTTTAATATAGAGGACGAATTCGGTAATCCAAGATTTCAAGTAATAGGAAAGGTATTTTCTTTAGGAGATAAGCTCTCTGTGTATAATATGAATGGAGATGAATTGTTCTATATAGAACAAAAATTACTTAGATTTTTACCAGAATACAGTATATATAAGGGACAAGAATTAGTTGCTAAGATAAAGAAGAAGCTTACTTTTTTTAGATCAGAATTTATGATAGAAAGTATTTATGGAAATTTTGAAATACATGGAGATATTATTGCTTATAATTTTTATATAACTAAAAATGGGGAAACCATAGCTACAGTTAATAAAAAACTTCTGTCTTTATCAGATAGTTATGCATTAGATGTAAAAGATGGAGAAAATGATGACTTTATAGTTACTTTAGTTATTGTTATAGATCAGATATTACATGATAATGATGGAAAGAAATAA
- a CDS encoding ABC transporter ATP-binding protein, whose translation MEVLKLNQITKTYEGKVSYRVLKGINLSIEEGEFVAIMGPSGSGKTTLLNVISTIDDPTSGEVLLNGKNPHRLKGSKLALFRRRELGFVFQYFNLMDTLTIGENIVLPLTLDGRSLNEMDKKLEQISKKLGIDSIINKRTFEVSGGQMQRAAIARAIIHSPSLLLADEPTGNLDSKASKDVMELFETVNKEDKVTTLIVTHDAFAASYCSRVVFIKDGEVYNEIYKGESRQQFYQKILEVLSLLGGDTNELL comes from the coding sequence ATGGAAGTATTAAAGTTAAACCAAATTACAAAAACATATGAAGGAAAAGTTTCTTATAGAGTTCTTAAAGGTATAAATCTCTCAATAGAAGAAGGAGAGTTTGTTGCTATAATGGGACCTTCAGGAAGTGGTAAAACTACTTTACTAAACGTTATTTCAACAATAGATGATCCAACTTCAGGAGAAGTTTTACTTAATGGAAAAAATCCTCATAGACTAAAGGGAAGTAAATTAGCTCTTTTTCGTCGTAGAGAATTAGGATTCGTATTCCAATACTTTAACCTTATGGATACTTTAACAATAGGCGAAAATATAGTACTGCCTTTAACACTAGATGGACGTAGCTTAAATGAAATGGACAAAAAGCTAGAACAAATTTCAAAAAAGTTAGGTATAGATAGTATCATAAATAAGAGAACTTTTGAGGTTTCAGGAGGGCAAATGCAACGTGCGGCGATTGCTAGGGCTATAATACATTCACCATCATTATTATTAGCAGATGAGCCTACTGGAAATCTAGATTCAAAAGCATCAAAAGATGTTATGGAATTATTTGAAACTGTAAATAAAGAAGATAAGGTTACTACTTTAATAGTTACACATGATGCCTTCGCCGCAAGTTACTGTAGCAGGGTAGTATTTATAAAAGACGGAGAAGTTTATAATGAAATATATAAAGGTGAAAGCAGACAACAATTTTATCAAAAAATCCTAGAGGTACTTTCTTTACTAGGAGGGGATACTAATGAACTTCTCTAA
- a CDS encoding FtsX-like permease family protein produces MLVKFILRNILEKKFRTFLIVFSITLSSALFFASSSISGSFQKMYLNKIRSTIGNADIKITSKENSDNMFIDSKEIRNNKLEYKIDAIEYFGVYSESKNKDMNVNIKGISLNDLQKMNPIKLEKKDSKEKFDEDKIIISDKTAEKYKLKVKDILNIKINGKSYPFKIYGIAKPQGIFANEVGYLTILTPLKTMEKHLNTDEKVTTIYAKAKNEYNLDSVMKDLSNSNKNYNVEETINKEILEYMQSNISTPLFIMLSVILVMSIFIIYSSFKVIAIERMPIIGTFRSVGATQKTTTFILLVESFIYGILGGIFGNILGIGVLRIIADFMNQFKNDGIETIVEFSSSHLIYSFLLAIAISILSAIVPIVMVNKHSIKDIVLNIQQEEELRSFKKLLISIILISASIGTQIFFKGTPSILLAMTVIISFMIGVVLLVPYIIEIFSILFKKISTYILGNESYLSFKNITSKVVTSNIALFVIGIATITAITSITLSVQNYITSGYDEYDYEVKINGIRDYDSVEKSINNITDIKNLYREYSSMYIEIEGTNEKISLLNGVNTDKYKEFYPKVNIEEDNGKLLDKLNKGRNIIIHEILAKRINTKIGDTIKLVINDEKKEYRVIGLMETNISSNGRYAIISKDNFLKDIEKYNNSLLLKINKESNYIKDKIEKKLKGLGTIVTTKHEEETEMKESNGNFMLILEGFVIMALFVGMFGLVNNLFISFIQRKHDIAIFRSIGMSNSQSKKMFIIEGIVSGIFGSGIGVLLGVGLLKMIPYLLKAMDISMEVLYSREIMLRYFILGIVVMVITSFITMFKSSKVSIIEEIKYE; encoded by the coding sequence ATGTTAGTAAAATTTATATTAAGAAATATATTAGAGAAAAAGTTTAGAACTTTTCTTATTGTGTTTTCTATAACATTGTCATCAGCATTGTTTTTTGCATCATCTTCTATATCTGGATCTTTTCAAAAAATGTACTTAAATAAGATCAGAAGTACAATAGGAAATGCAGATATAAAAATAACTTCAAAAGAAAACTCTGATAATATGTTTATAGACTCAAAAGAGATAAGAAATAATAAGCTTGAATATAAAATAGATGCCATAGAGTATTTTGGAGTATATAGTGAAAGTAAAAACAAGGATATGAATGTAAATATAAAAGGAATAAGCTTAAATGATCTTCAGAAAATGAATCCAATAAAATTAGAAAAAAAAGATAGTAAAGAAAAGTTTGATGAAGATAAGATTATAATAAGTGATAAAACTGCAGAGAAATATAAACTTAAAGTTAAAGACATTCTAAATATAAAAATAAATGGCAAGTCATATCCTTTTAAAATATACGGAATAGCAAAGCCACAAGGGATATTTGCTAATGAAGTAGGGTATTTAACTATTTTAACTCCACTTAAGACAATGGAGAAGCATTTAAACACTGATGAAAAAGTAACAACTATTTATGCAAAAGCTAAAAATGAATATAATTTAGATAGTGTTATGAAAGACTTATCTAATAGTAATAAGAATTACAATGTAGAAGAAACAATAAATAAAGAAATATTAGAGTATATGCAATCAAATATTTCAACACCTCTATTTATAATGTTATCAGTTATTCTTGTAATGAGCATATTTATAATATATTCTTCTTTCAAAGTTATAGCTATAGAAAGAATGCCTATAATAGGGACATTTAGAAGTGTAGGAGCAACACAAAAAACTACTACATTTATATTATTAGTGGAAAGCTTTATATATGGAATTCTCGGAGGAATATTTGGAAATATTTTAGGAATAGGTGTTTTAAGAATAATTGCAGATTTTATGAATCAATTTAAGAATGATGGAATCGAAACTATAGTAGAGTTTTCTAGTTCACATCTTATATATTCTTTCTTATTAGCAATAGCTATATCTATATTAAGTGCTATAGTTCCTATAGTTATGGTAAATAAGCATTCTATAAAAGATATAGTCTTGAACATTCAACAAGAAGAAGAGCTAAGAAGTTTTAAAAAGTTGTTAATTAGTATTATATTAATATCAGCATCAATAGGAACGCAAATATTTTTTAAGGGAACCCCAAGTATACTTTTAGCTATGACCGTCATAATTTCTTTTATGATAGGAGTGGTACTATTAGTTCCATACATAATAGAAATATTTTCAATTTTATTTAAAAAGATAAGTACGTATATTTTAGGAAATGAGTCTTATTTATCTTTCAAGAATATAACTAGTAAAGTAGTAACAAGTAATATTGCACTATTTGTTATAGGTATAGCTACAATTACTGCAATAACTTCAATTACACTTAGTGTTCAGAATTATATAACTAGTGGATATGATGAGTATGACTATGAAGTAAAGATAAATGGAATAAGAGATTACGATTCTGTAGAGAAAAGTATAAATAATATAACTGATATAAAAAATCTTTATAGAGAATATTCTTCAATGTATATAGAAATTGAAGGTACAAATGAAAAGATTAGCTTATTAAATGGAGTAAATACAGATAAATATAAAGAATTTTATCCTAAAGTAAATATAGAAGAAGATAATGGGAAACTATTAGATAAATTAAATAAGGGTAGAAACATCATAATACACGAAATTTTAGCTAAAAGAATCAATACAAAGATAGGGGATACCATTAAGCTTGTTATAAATGACGAGAAAAAAGAATATAGGGTCATAGGATTAATGGAAACCAATATAAGCTCTAATGGAAGATATGCAATAATAAGCAAAGATAACTTTCTTAAAGATATTGAAAAATACAACAATTCTTTGCTATTAAAAATAAATAAGGAATCAAATTATATTAAAGATAAGATAGAAAAGAAGCTAAAAGGATTAGGAACTATTGTAACTACAAAACATGAAGAGGAAACTGAGATGAAAGAAAGTAATGGAAACTTCATGTTAATCTTAGAAGGATTTGTTATAATGGCTCTTTTTGTAGGTATGTTTGGACTTGTAAATAACTTGTTTATAAGTTTTATTCAAAGGAAACATGACATAGCTATATTTAGATCTATAGGAATGAGTAACAGTCAGAGCAAAAAAATGTTCATTATTGAAGGAATAGTCTCAGGTATATTTGGTAGTGGCATAGGGGTACTACTAGGAGTAGGATTACTTAAAATGATCCCATATTTATTAAAAGCCATGGATATATCTATGGAAGTATTATATTCCAGAGAGATAATGTTGAGATATTTTATATTGGGGATAGTAGTTATGGTGATAACTTCTTTTATTACTATGTTTAAGTCTTCAAAAGTTAGTATAATTGAAGAAATCAAATACGAATAA
- a CDS encoding sensor histidine kinase — protein sequence MKFFFREYVSFVFLYLFNIIFLMVFYYFLGGFDNRNNLIYFIILSLFILGAFLVGKYLINRRLYNRLQKGYFEDFESSLSPLGISPLSESSHKLFKSQYRLYQKEIQEYNRKQNEYLTFINQWVHQMKTPLSVIKLTVQQNEYEPYMDTIRDEVEKLNKGLNMALYLARFNVFQHDFKVETIDLKPMIINVVNDLKHFFIKKRIYPSVDIKDDISIQSDKKWLMFILDQLVTNAIKYSIDEGKRVYISTYRREHKLVLEVKDEGVGIPKSDIRRVFDPFYTGENGRKFGESTGMGLYIVSEICKKLDHKLELESEVGQGTSVRILF from the coding sequence ATGAAATTTTTCTTTAGGGAGTATGTTTCATTTGTATTCTTATATTTATTTAATATAATATTTCTTATGGTATTTTATTATTTTCTAGGAGGATTTGATAATAGGAATAATTTAATATATTTTATAATTCTGAGTTTATTCATCTTAGGAGCTTTTTTAGTAGGTAAGTATCTTATTAATAGAAGATTATATAATAGATTGCAAAAAGGATATTTTGAGGATTTTGAAAGCTCTTTATCACCTCTTGGAATATCACCACTTTCTGAGAGCTCTCATAAGCTATTTAAGTCTCAATATCGATTATATCAAAAAGAAATACAAGAATATAATAGAAAGCAGAATGAATATTTAACGTTTATAAATCAATGGGTACATCAAATGAAGACACCACTTTCAGTGATTAAGTTAACTGTTCAGCAAAATGAATATGAACCTTATATGGATACAATTAGAGATGAAGTTGAAAAGCTTAATAAAGGATTGAATATGGCATTATACTTGGCTAGATTTAATGTCTTTCAACATGATTTCAAAGTAGAAACTATAGACTTGAAACCAATGATTATTAATGTTGTAAATGATCTAAAACATTTCTTTATAAAGAAAAGAATATATCCTAGCGTTGATATAAAAGATGATATTAGTATTCAATCAGATAAAAAATGGTTAATGTTCATATTAGATCAACTAGTAACTAATGCTATAAAATATTCAATTGACGAAGGGAAAAGAGTATACATTTCAACATATAGAAGAGAACATAAACTGGTACTTGAAGTAAAAGATGAAGGTGTAGGAATACCTAAAAGTGATATAAGGAGAGTATTTGATCCATTTTATACAGGAGAAAATGGGAGAAAATTTGGTGAATCAACAGGTATGGGGTTATATATAGTATCTGAAATTTGCAAGAAATTAGATCATAAATTAGAACTTGAATCTGAAGTAGGACAAGGAACAAGTGTTAGAATCTTATTCTAA
- a CDS encoding CD1871A family CXXC motif-containing protein — MKQKIKYVILTLSILTMFYGVARGEVETVLQKAINICLECIGIG, encoded by the coding sequence TTGAAGCAAAAAATTAAGTATGTTATCTTAACTTTAAGTATTTTAACTATGTTTTATGGGGTAGCTAGAGGAGAAGTAGAAACAGTTCTTCAAAAAGCAATCAACATATGTCTGGAGTGTATAGGAATTGGATAA
- a CDS encoding FtsX-like permease family protein, translating into MNFSKFAYNNVTRNFKTYLAYFLSSAFSVFIFFSFAICMFHPTIRNSGMDIGSTAFMALATSEIVIFMFTFLFILYSLGMFLKIRLKEFGTLTILGITKNQINKLILLENIIIGTLSIVTGIVLGIVFSKFFLLLSAKVLYIDIDKFYFPIQAILLTLAAFALLFIIIATFTPMIIGKHKVIDLLDGSKKPTKTPKASPVLSIMSVVIIVLGYIVALEGAGIFGVEGNEIYISMVLIVIGTLLLFSQFSVFAIALLKKNRKFYMKKTNLLWISDLAYKLKENSRMLFIVSIVSTVAFTSVAGLFVFNSMKAKGTEEKFPLPYNYIAEPNDTVRDKNIKEIESKFKEGNFEYHKYTATFLEQKNNEDEKYYIMNASDYNNLAKAINRKTIYIKNDEVVLVPTYPSLPTREALLKIKNIKFNSTNSSYKVKEVGESNILPIGILSQMVVVNDDVFNKISNKLPNLKYYGYDVPRWKDTLNIQEEIRKDMIDLDNPEKMTHYVLNSPSLYYTEKQQGNMLLYMGFFIGVIFFIGAGSFLYFRFYTDLNQDKEKYKNMAKIGLSTDEIKKTSTIQMATLFFVPYIVASIHTIVALKSLENITYTSLIGYALTVLGGFFVAQVIYFLIIRSFYLKNVTKHIGEQ; encoded by the coding sequence ATGAACTTCTCTAAGTTTGCTTACAATAATGTAACAAGAAACTTTAAAACATATCTAGCATATTTTTTAAGTAGTGCATTTTCGGTATTCATTTTTTTCTCTTTTGCAATATGTATGTTTCATCCTACTATAAGAAATTCTGGCATGGATATAGGCTCAACCGCTTTTATGGCGTTAGCTACATCAGAAATTGTAATATTTATGTTTACATTTTTATTCATATTGTACTCATTAGGTATGTTCTTAAAGATCAGACTAAAAGAGTTTGGAACTTTAACTATATTGGGGATAACCAAAAATCAGATAAACAAATTAATATTATTAGAAAATATAATAATAGGAACATTATCAATAGTTACAGGTATAGTATTAGGAATTGTGTTTTCGAAGTTTTTCTTACTTCTTTCTGCAAAAGTATTATATATAGATATAGATAAGTTTTATTTTCCAATACAGGCTATATTATTAACTTTAGCAGCTTTTGCACTATTATTTATTATAATAGCTACTTTTACGCCAATGATAATTGGAAAACATAAGGTAATAGATTTACTTGACGGATCTAAGAAACCTACAAAGACACCTAAAGCTTCACCAGTACTATCTATAATGTCAGTTGTAATTATAGTATTAGGATATATTGTAGCTTTAGAAGGAGCAGGTATATTCGGCGTAGAAGGAAATGAAATATACATTAGCATGGTATTAATTGTAATAGGGACTTTATTGTTATTCTCACAATTTAGTGTATTTGCTATAGCCCTTCTTAAGAAGAATCGTAAGTTTTATATGAAAAAAACAAATTTACTATGGATATCAGATCTTGCCTATAAGCTAAAAGAGAATTCAAGGATGTTGTTTATAGTAAGTATTGTTTCAACAGTAGCTTTTACTTCAGTAGCAGGACTATTTGTCTTTAATTCAATGAAAGCGAAGGGAACGGAAGAAAAATTCCCGTTACCTTATAACTATATTGCTGAACCAAATGACACTGTCAGAGATAAGAACATAAAAGAAATTGAAAGCAAATTTAAAGAAGGTAATTTTGAATATCATAAGTATACAGCTACTTTTTTAGAACAAAAAAATAATGAAGATGAAAAATACTATATAATGAATGCTTCAGACTACAATAATTTAGCTAAAGCCATAAATAGAAAAACTATTTATATAAAAAATGATGAGGTAGTTTTAGTTCCGACATATCCTAGTCTACCAACTAGAGAAGCTTTGCTAAAGATAAAAAATATTAAGTTTAACTCTACAAATTCTAGCTATAAGGTAAAAGAGGTTGGAGAGTCAAATATATTGCCTATAGGAATTCTATCACAAATGGTAGTTGTAAATGATGATGTTTTTAATAAAATATCTAATAAACTTCCTAATTTAAAATACTATGGATATGATGTTCCAAGATGGAAAGATACATTAAATATACAAGAAGAGATAAGAAAGGATATGATTGACCTAGATAATCCAGAAAAGATGACTCACTATGTGTTGAATTCTCCAAGTCTTTACTATACAGAAAAGCAACAAGGAAATATGCTTTTATATATGGGATTTTTTATAGGAGTGATATTCTTTATAGGAGCAGGTAGTTTCTTATACTTTAGATTCTATACTGACTTAAATCAAGATAAAGAAAAGTACAAAAATATGGCAAAAATAGGACTTTCTACAGATGAAATAAAGAAAACATCTACTATACAAATGGCAACATTATTCTTTGTACCATATATAGTAGCATCTATTCATACTATAGTAGCATTAAAATCTTTAGAGAACATTACGTATACTTCACTTATAGGATATGCTTTAACAGTCCTTGGAGGATTCTTCGTTGCACAAGTTATATACTTCTTAATAATACGATCATTCTATCTTAAGAATGTTACAAAACATATAGGAGAACAATAA